From the Hylaeus volcanicus isolate JK05 chromosome 4, UHH_iyHylVolc1.0_haploid, whole genome shotgun sequence genome, one window contains:
- the LOC128875959 gene encoding uncharacterized protein LOC128875959 — MSSTETADEIDTNDFTLGPPNKRIKKTHLSVEEKQLILNIYKSLIQENSTMLITDIVQKAATIAGVCKSTVYRVLREYKRTRTLSIPKEKRTYDRTIDTIDDLDKNAIRRKVHEFYLKNEIPTADKVLKVVNDDNDVPNVNRTILYKLLKILNFQHARRGRSSMLFDREEIVVWRREYLRKIKTYRNDGRKIYYLDETWINADRTRQHVVKVETISPSMQATSSGLYTGVKNSSSTGKRLIVCHIGSRDGFVPGGMWAFESKMSGDFQEEITHDSFENWFLKILPKLEKHSVIVLDDAHYHCRKVEKIPTTATKIETIKSWLVSKNIQFDENLLKAELLAIVNTLRSKYDAYVIDEMARRSGKTVLRLPPYHCELNPIELIWTEIKSYVASYSNTAKFNDIQHLVVEAANSISSKKWKHAVQHVEEKVETMMWELDNIIENNTEPIIININEDSSSSDYSD; from the exons ATGTCCAGTACGGAAACTGCCGACGAAATTGACACTAATGATTTCACTTTGGGTCCCcctaataaaagaattaaaaagacGCACCTATCCGTCGAGGAAAAACAGTTGATTCTGAACATATATAAGAGTTTGATTCAAGAGAATTCGACCATGTTAATAACAGATATCGTTCAGAAAGCTGCAACCATTGCAG GGGTGTGTAAGTCTACCGTGTATAGGGTTCTTCGAGAATACAAACGAACACGCACGTTATCGATTCCCAAAGAGAAAAGAACTTATGATAGGACTATCGATACGATAGACGATTTAGACAAAAACGCGATCCGGCGGAAGGTGCACGAGTTCTATCTGAAAAACGAAATTCCTACTGCCGACAAAGTACTGAAAGTTGTGAATGATGACAACGATGTGCCTAACGTTAATAGAAcgattttgtataaattattgaaaatattgaattttcaacaCGCTCGTAGAGGGCGAAGTAGCATGTTGTTCGACAGAGAGGAAATTGTAGTGTGGAGGAGAGAGTAcctgagaaaaataaaaacctaTAGGAACGACGGACGAAAGATATATTATTTGGACGAAACTTGGATAAACGCTGACCGTACAAGGCAACATGTTGTGAAAGTTGAGACCATTAGTCCCTCGATGCAAGCTACTTCATCGGGACTATACACAGGCGTGAAAAATTCCTCTAGCACGGGAAAACGACTTATCGTTTGTCATATCGGTAGCAGAGACGGTTTTGTGCCTGGGGGGATGTGGGCTTTCGAGTCGAAAATGTCTGGTGATTTCCAGGAAGAAATAACCCATGACTCTTTTGAAAACTGGTTTTTAAAGATTCTGCcaaaattagaaaaacattCCGTAATCGTCTTGGATGACGCTCACTACCATTGCAGAAAGGTTGAAAAAATCCCAACCACTGCTACTAAAATAGAAACTATTAAAAGCTGGCTAGTATCGAAGAATATTCAATTTGACGAGAATTTATTGAAAGCCGAGTTGCTCGCGATAGTGAATACATTAAGAAGTAAATACGATGCCTATGTCATAGACGAAATGGCAAGAAGAAGCGGTAAAACTGTGCTTCGACTGCCGCCTTATCACTGCGAGTTAAATCCGATCGAATTGATTTGGACGGAAATTAAAAGTTACGTAGCATCGTATAGTAACACCGCTAAATTTAACGATATTCAACATTTGGTCGTGGAGGCAGCGAATTCGATAAGTTCGAAAAAGTGGAAACATGCTGTCCAACATGTCGAAGAAAAAGTAGAGACAATGATGTGGGAACTAgacaatattattgaaaacaatACAGAACCTATTATCATTAACATAAACGAGGACAGCTCGTCGTCAGATTATTCAGATTAA
- the LOC128875163 gene encoding dynein axonemal heavy chain 1-like has translation MERNVVPKRLPRNVEMERRRRLYRNLKIEDALNEVNVTPKEMLPPSAISPLLSTEEIYGLFATTHILPLEIFDDEEYDCRTIEDWINLGVIDGERYPLPATVFVPRFQEEDERFQHIDDLTGHLFSWHNAAVTNYDYRKKLWTVLTLDGRKRKYFIPRIYIRFYAEDPRIFAKRVAVAIENRRIAEASIK, from the exons ATGGAGAGGAACGTGGTGCCAAAACGATTGCCGAGAAACGTTGAGATGGAGAGACGGCGCAGATTATaccgaaatttgaaaatcgagGATGCTTTGAACGAGGTGAACGTCACGCCAAAGGAAATGCTGCCTCCTTCCGCTATTTCGCCGCTGCTGTCCACAGAAGAAATTTATGGCTTGTTCGCCACCACCCATATCCTTCCATTGGAGATCTTCGACGACGAGGAATACGATTGCAG AACAATCGAGGATTGGATAAATCTTGGCGTCATCGATGGGGAACGGTATCCATTGCCAGCCACGGTATTTGTTCCAAGATTTCAGGAGGAAGACGAGAGATTTCAACATATAGACGACCTGACGGGGCACTTATTTTCTTGGCACAACGCTGCAGTCACCAATTATGATTATAGGAAGAAACTGTGGACGGTGCTCACTCTGGATGGAAGAAAGCGGAAGTATTTCATACCAAGAATCTACATCCGATTTTATGCTGAGGACCCTAGGATTTTTGCCAAGAGAGTTGCCGTGGCTATCGAAAACAGACGAATCGCAGAGGCATCCATAAAGTAA
- the LOC128875954 gene encoding cytochrome P450 9e2-like produces the protein MDLVTAALFFVTVLLFVYQYVWKGMNYFKRMGIMHKSPLPILGNMAPIIFYRVCMFEYLQKLYNSFPNFKYFGFYMFTTPIIVVRDPDVVSSIAIKNFDNFTDHRGFVDEELDPLMGKNLFSLRGDRWREMRKLLSPSFTSSKMKTMFTLMMDCVERFAEHIAAESKNGKIYDLKDIFGRCSTDVIATTNFGIAVDSMKNKDNEFYMFVKKSMAITPIRSLKLLLGRNFPNLSKLLKMRMFSTKIRKYFTSIIDEAVRTRREKNVHRPDMIQLMMESRDTNGRQLSIDEMTNQAFIFFLGGFDTTSNLMCFAAHEIAANPDVQAKLRAEIENVMRKTNGKPTYDALKDMKYMDAVLDEANRLYPAAGFLDRICVKEFELEPANPDSKPITIKPGDVVWFLPFATQRDPKIYPNPLKFDPDRFLNAEISQNTYMPFGIGPRICIGNRFALLEIKIMFFHLLLRCEIEPCAKTTIPMRFSKKTVALIADNGFWLNFKVRDNGVSVGDVDVSET, from the exons ATGGATCTTGTCACGGCAGCCCTGTTCTTCGTGACGGTCCTCCTCTTCGTCTATCAGTATGTATGGAAAGGAATGAACTATTTCAAGCGCATGGGAATCATGCACAAATCGCCTCTTCCTATTCTGGGGAACATGGCACCGATCATCTTCTATCGTGTATGCATGTTTGAGTATCTTCAGAAGTTGTACAATAGCTTCCCAAACTTCAAGTACTTCGGATTCTACATGTTCACCACGCCAATAATAGTGGTCCGTGATCCAGACGTGGTATCATCGATCGCCATCAAGAATTTCGACAACTTCACCGACCATCGGGGCTTCGTTGACGAGGAGCTGGACCCTCTGATGGGGAAGAACCTGTTCTCTCTTCGCGGTGATCGCTGGCGAGAAATGAGAAAGCTCCTGAGCCCATCTTTCACCTCTTCTAAAATGAAGACCATGTTCACGCTGATGATGGATTGCGTGGAAAGATTCGCGGAGCACATTGCCGCGGAATCAAAAAATGGCAAAATCTACGACTTGAAGGACATTTTCGGAAGATGCAGTACCGACGTGATTGCGACGACCAATTTTGGTATAGCTGTTgattccatgaaaaataaGGACAACGAGTTTTACATGTTTGTTAAAAAGAGCATGGCCATCACACCCATTAGGTCGCTGAAGTTGCTGTTGGGAAGGAACTTCCCTAATTTGTCCAAATTACTCAAGATGAGAATGTTCAGTACCAAGATTCGCAAATACTTCACTAGTATCATTGATGAGGCGGTTAGAACAAGGAGAGAGAAG AATGTCCACCGTCCAGATATGATCCAGCTGATGATGGAATCACGGGATACCAACGGGAGACAACTCTCTATCGACGAAATGACTAACCAGGCTTTCATCTTCTTCCTGGGAGGGTTCGACACGACCTCCAACCTGATGTGCTTCGCTGCTCACGAAATAGCAGCGAATCCAGACGTGCAAGCCAAACTGCGAGCGGAAATAGAGAATGTCATGCGCAAGACCAATGGGAAACCCACCTACGACGCTCTGAAAGACATGAAATACATGGATGCAGTGCTAGATGAGGCCAACAGGCTCTACCCTGCCGCAGGTTTTCTGGATCGTATTTGCGTGAAAGAGTTTGAGTTAGAGCCAGCAAACCCAGACTCGAAACCTATCACCATAAAACCAGGAGATGTCGTGTGGTTTCTGCCATTCGCTACGCAACGCGACCCAAAGATCTACCCCAATCCACTCAAATTCGATCCCGATCGGTTCCTGAACGCTGAAATATCTCAGAACACTTACATGCCATTCGGTATAGGCCCAAGAATCTGCATAGGGAACAGGTTCGCCTTGCTGGAGATCAAGATCATGTTTTTCCACCTTCTGTTGCGCTGTGAGATCGAGCCCTGCGCTAAAACCACCATCCCGATGAGATTCAGCAAGAAGACCGTTGCGCTCATTGCTGACAATGGGTTCTGGTTGAACTTCAAGGTTAGGGACAATGGAGTTTCTGTTGGCGATGTCGACGTTAGCGAAACTTAG